A single window of Meleagris gallopavo isolate NT-WF06-2002-E0010 breed Aviagen turkey brand Nicholas breeding stock chromosome 1 unlocalized genomic scaffold, Turkey_5.1 Chr1_random_deg7180001274181, whole genome shotgun sequence DNA harbors:
- the LOC100539487 gene encoding rab-like protein 2A has protein sequence MHASYYHKAHACIMVFDVQRKVTYKNLNNWYKELREFRPEIPCIVVANKIDADMKMTQKSFNFARKFSLPFYFVSAADGTNVVKLFNDAIKLAVTYKQNSGDFMDEVMQELESFDLEKRSENLSDQEESCPEEKPPSS, from the exons GTGTTTGATGTGCAGCGGAAAGTCACCTACAAGAACCTGAACAACTGGTACAAGGAGCTGAGGGAATTTCGCCCGGAGATCCCCTGCATTGTGGTGGCCAACAAAATTGATG cgGATATGAAGATGACCCAGAAAAGCTTCAACTTTGCCCGGAAGTTCAGTTTGCCCTTTTACTTTGTGTCTGCTGCAGATGGCACCAATGTAGTGAAG CTCTTCAATGATGCTATCAAGCTGGCAGTTACTTACAAACAGAATTCGGGAGATTTCATGGATGAGGTCATGCAAGAACTGGAG AGCTTTGACCTGGAGAAGAGGAGTGAGAATTTGTCGGATCAAGAGGAGAGCTGCCCTGAAGAAAAGCCCCCATCCTCCTAA